ATAGGGAGAGGGGACACGATGCAGCCCTCACCAGGTGCCTTGCAGAGCTCCCCCACGGGGAGGGAAACAAAGGAGCCGCGGTCTCACATCAGGGGGTTGGGCCGGTCCAGCCCGCCCAGCTCGGGGAGGTTCAGCTCGGGGGGTATCTGCGGACGGGCCTCCTTGTGGGAATCGCTCCAGAGGATGACCCGGTTGCGGCCGTGACGTTTGGCGTGGTAGAGTGCCTGGTCCGCCATCGTCACCAGCTCCTCGCGGAAAGAGGTGTCGTCGGGCATGCAGGCCACGCCGCCCGAGATGGTCAGCTTCCGTTTCAGCGGGTGCGACGGTCCGTAGGGCTGCTTCTCAACCGCCCGGCGGGTCCGCTCCGCAAGGGCCAGCGCTTCTTCCGTGCTGGTTTCGGGCAGGATGACCACAATCTCCTCGCCCCCGTAACGGGCCGGGTAATCGGTGTCCCGGATGGTCTCCCGGATGACCCGAGATATGGTCCGCAGGGCGAGGTCCCCCTCGCGGTGGCCGAAGTAGTCGTTGTACTTCTTGAAGTAGTCCAGGTCGAAGATGACCAGGGAAAGGGTGTGGTTGTAGCGGATGGCGCGCTTCGTCTCCCGGTCCAGGTTCTCCTCGAAGCTGCGGCGGTTCGGGAGCTCGGTCAGGGCGTCGGTGAAGGCGAAGCTGGAGAGCTTTTCGTTGAGGTGGGCGCCGTCAATGGCCACCGAGGCGGTGTTGGCCAGGATGGCCAGAAGGCGGACGTCTTCGAAGGGGTAGCTCCGCGGCTGGAAGTCGTCCACGAAGAGGACGCCGTTGAAGTGGCCGCCGGAGAAGATGGGAGCCGCGAC
This portion of the bacterium genome encodes:
- a CDS encoding sensor domain-containing diguanylate cyclase, with the protein product SLFNPADNLMHLAAVKGLNVMVRPDATWPVREGSITWRMMNTPEPIVVPDVSVQAPGEGGAVKGAGIAAFVAAPIFSGGHFNGVLFVDDFQPRSYPFEDVRLLAILANTASVAIDGAHLNEKLSSFAFTDALTELPNRRSFEENLDRETKRAIRYNHTLSLVIFDLDYFKKYNDYFGHREGDLALRTISRVIRETIRDTDYPARYGGEEIVVILPETSTEEALALAERTRRAVEKQPYGPSHPLKRKLTISGGVACMPDDTSFREELVTMADQALYHAKRHGRNRVILWSDSHKEARPQIPPELNLPELGGLDRPNPLM